The region GAAAGATGCGGTTATCGTTCCGGTTTACTACTACGCGAATACCCGTCTGGTTAAACCGTATGTGGGCGGCCTGACCGGCAAAGATCCGTTGGATAACCTCAACGTTAAAAATCTTTATATTATCAAGCACTAATGATATCCGGGCTGCGTGTCGTCACGCAGCCCACGTCAACTTGATAAACAGAAGAGAAAATCTCAGACCGGTTTTATAGGTAAGGTCAATGTTAAAATTTATTTTCCGTCGTTGCCTGGAAGCAATCCCGACACTGTTCATCCTGATTACCATCTCGTTTTTCATGATGCGACTGGCCCCGGGAAGTCCGTTTACTGGGGAACGCAACCTCCCCCCCGAAGTCATGGCGAATATCGAAGCCAAGTACCATCTGAACGATCCCATGATCAAACAGTACGGTAATTATCTGGTGCAGTTGCTGAAGGGCGACTTTGGGCCGTCTTTTAAGTACAAAGATTATTCGGTAAATGATCTGGTCGTCCGGGCTTTTCCGGTGTCGGCTAAATTGGGTGCCGCCGCTTTTCTGCTGGCCGTGGTGCTGGGGGTGACCTCCGGCGTGATTGCCGCATTGAATCAAAATAGTAAATGGGATTACACAGTAATGGGTTTTGCCATGACCGGGGTGGTGATCCCGAGCTTTGTGGTAGCGCCACTTTTGGTGCTGATCTTTGCGATAACCCTGCGCTGGTTGCCTGGGGGCGGCTGGAACGGCGGTGCGCCGAAATATATTATTTTGCCGATGGTCGCGTTGTCCCTGTCTTATATCGCCAGCATCGCCCGTATTACCCGTGGCTCCATGATTGAAGTGCTGCATTCGAACTTTATCCGCACCGCGCGCGCCAAAGGGCTGCCGCTGTACCGGATTATTCTGCGCCACGCGCTGAAACCGGCGCTGCTGCCGGTGCTTTCCTACATGGGGCCGGCGTTCGTGGGGATCATCACTGGCTCCATGGTGATTGAAACCATTTTTGGTTTACCTGGTATTGGTCAGTTATTTGTTAACGGTGCGCTTAACCGTGACTATTCGCTGGTGCTCAGCCTGACGGTTTTGGTGGGCGCGCTGACCATTCTGTTTAATGCGGTCATCGATGTGCTGTACGCGGTCATCGATCCGAAGATCCGTTACTAAGGTAAATCACTGATGTTTTGGAATAAACGTAACCGCGAAGCGCTGGATAACTTCAGCGAAAAACTGGAAGTGGAAGGGCGCAGCCTATGGCAGGATGCGCGTCGTCGCTTCATGCACAACCGGGCGGCGCTAGCCAGCCTGTTCGTACTGACGCTCATCACGCTGTTTGTCGTCGTCGGCCCGATGGTGGCGCCGTTCAACTATGCCGATACCGACTGGAATATGATGTCCAGCGCGCCTGACATGGTGTCAAAACACTATTTAGGCACCGATTCGTCCGGCCGCGACCTGCTGGTACGTGTGGCGATCGGCGGACGTATTTCTCTGATGGTTGGCGTTGCCGCCGCGTTGGTGGCGGTGGTCGTGGGAACGCTGTACGGCGCCGCATCCGGCTATATCGGTGGGAAAGTGGACTCGGTCATGATGCGTCTGCTGGAGATCCTCAACTCCTTCCCGTTCATGTTTTTCGTTATCCTGCTGGTGACCCTGTTCGGGCAAAATATTCTGCTGATTTTTGTGGCGATCGGCATGGTGTCCTGGCTGGATATGGCGCGTATCGTTCGCGGCCAGACCCTGAGCCTGAAACGTAAAGAGTTCATTGAAGCCGCGCTGGTGTGCGGTGTCTCCACCCGCAACATCGTGCTGCGCCATGTCGTGCCGAATGTGCTGGGCGTGGTCGTGGTATACGCATCGCTGCTGGTGCCGAGCATGATCCTGTTCGAATCTTTTCTGAGTTTCCTTGGCCTGGGTACCCAGGAGCCGCTGAGCAGTTGGGGCGCGCTGCTGAACGATGGCGCCAATTCAATGGAAGTAGCGCCGTGGCTGCTGCTGTATCCCGCCGGTTTTCTGGTGGTGACCCTGTTTTGTTTCAACTTTATCGGCGATGGCCTGCGTGATGCCCTCGACCCGAAAGACCGCTAAGGAGACGCTTCAGACCATGATGAATACGTCACAATCTCGTGAAGCTCTGCTTGACGTTAAAGATCTGCGCGTGACTTTCAGTACGCCTGACGGCGATGTCACGGCGGTAAACGACCTTAATTTCTCTCTCAGCGCCGGTGAGACGCTGGGGATCGTCGGAGAATCCGGCTCTGGTAAATCCCAGACGGCGTTTGCGCTGATGGGGCTGCTGGCCGCTAACGGCCACATCGGCG is a window of Dickeya solani IPO 2222 DNA encoding:
- the oppB gene encoding oligopeptide ABC transporter permease OppB, with translation MLKFIFRRCLEAIPTLFILITISFFMMRLAPGSPFTGERNLPPEVMANIEAKYHLNDPMIKQYGNYLVQLLKGDFGPSFKYKDYSVNDLVVRAFPVSAKLGAAAFLLAVVLGVTSGVIAALNQNSKWDYTVMGFAMTGVVIPSFVVAPLLVLIFAITLRWLPGGGWNGGAPKYIILPMVALSLSYIASIARITRGSMIEVLHSNFIRTARAKGLPLYRIILRHALKPALLPVLSYMGPAFVGIITGSMVIETIFGLPGIGQLFVNGALNRDYSLVLSLTVLVGALTILFNAVIDVLYAVIDPKIRY
- the oppC gene encoding oligopeptide ABC transporter permease OppC; this encodes MFWNKRNREALDNFSEKLEVEGRSLWQDARRRFMHNRAALASLFVLTLITLFVVVGPMVAPFNYADTDWNMMSSAPDMVSKHYLGTDSSGRDLLVRVAIGGRISLMVGVAAALVAVVVGTLYGAASGYIGGKVDSVMMRLLEILNSFPFMFFVILLVTLFGQNILLIFVAIGMVSWLDMARIVRGQTLSLKRKEFIEAALVCGVSTRNIVLRHVVPNVLGVVVVYASLLVPSMILFESFLSFLGLGTQEPLSSWGALLNDGANSMEVAPWLLLYPAGFLVVTLFCFNFIGDGLRDALDPKDR